The genomic window TGAGAAATCGGTCTTGCCGTCGCGATGGAAAAAGCAATCGAGCACGCGGCTGGCATTGTCGGCAGGCAGGTTGACCGGCAGGCATTCGTTGCCGAATTCCTCGCGAAGCGCATCGATCAGCGTGGCCAGATTCACACCTTCGCTGTCGATCTTGTTCACCACCAGCAAACGGGCGAGGCCACGTTCGCGCGCATGTTCCATCATGCGGCGCGTGCCGTGTTCGATGCCGTTGGCGGCATTGACTACGATCGTTGCAGTTTCGACCGCCGCCAATGCGGAGAGCGTCGCGCCGCGGAAATCGCTATAGCCGGCGGTATCGACGACATTCATATGGCAGTCACCGCGATCGATGCTGGCAATGCAGCTATCGATCGAATGGCCGCGGGCTTTCTCTTGTATATCGGTGTCCGATTGCGTGGTTCCGCGCTCCACCGATCCCATGCTCTGGATGGCGCCGCCAGCGTGCAACAAGGCTTCGAACAAACTGGTCTTGCCGGCACCGGCGTGACCGGTGAGTGCGACGTTGCGGATATTTTCCGTGTAGTAGGACACGATGCGACCCTCCTGATACAGAGGCGCGGGATCGTGCCGGCGACGCCGCATGAGGCCGCGCATTGGCGGGCCGTCATGGTCGTCCTTCGCGTGCGGGACGCAGGGCGGTCATGGCGGGAAGGCGGGGAAGGGACCAGTGGTCTCTCGGCCGCGCCGTTAGCGTTCTCCCATTCCCGGCAATGGTCAAGTTGCACTGCGAAGACGACGAGCCACAAAGTGGCTCGTCGTCCCGGCGAAGGCCGGGATCCAGTGTCTTTCACGCCACTCAAGCCGACAACCGTTAACGCGGTGTGAGCACGGTATGGAACCGGCGGCTACGCGAAAGGTCTCTGTGGCAACCTGGGAATCTTTTCCACATAGCATCCCATTCCCCTGCGGTCACAAGCTGTGGCCGGGCAACATAGCGAGGACGGCTTATCGAACGCCCCGATCAGGTCGAACACCACCGCTGGCTTCCCCTGCCCGAAGGCAAAGACCGCGGCTTGCATCCGTTCGACGGCCCCACGCGCGCCATGCTGCATCAGATGCGCTGGCGCAAAGCACCGCGCGATCGTCGCCGCCTGTGGGTGGCGCTGACTATCGCGCTGTTGCTGCACGTCTTTTTCATGTCGTTCGTGTGGTACCAAATGGAGCCGCGCGGACCATTGGCAAGAACGGTAGCGGTACAGACGCAGAGTGCCATCGAGGTGCGTTTCATAACGCGTGGCTCCGGTCCCGTACAGGCCGTGCCGCCGCCGGTCGTGCCTCCGTTGCCACCGCGGCCATCACGTGAGCCCGTGTCGAAAAATGCGATGACTTTGCATATACCGGGTCCCGCGCCAGCGCCTGCTGCGACCACGCAGCCGCCTCCTGCGCCCGCGCCTGTCCTGTTCGATCGCACCGGGCGGATCATCCTGCCGGCCAATGCCTCCAGCGCGCCCACGGCACCCGAAGCCGATTATGTGCAGCGCGGTCCGCAGGGTGATACGCAGATCATGCGCGATCAAAATCCGGTCAAATACAAGCCGACCAAGCTCGATCCCTATTGGCGCAAAAGCACCAATGCTGTGGACGACGCGCTGCAGAAGCTGGTCGAAAAAACCACCGTTACCAAGACGATCGAATTGCCTAAGGGCATTCGCATTCACTGTGGTATCTCGCTGGCGGCGCTTGCTGGTGGCTGCGGCGGCGATCCGCCACCACCACCGCCGACCAACGATGGCGATGAACGCATGAACATGGCCCCCGCGTCGTTAGTGAAAGGTGGCGCGGCGCCAGCCAAACCGGATCTCGCAACGTGTATTGCCACGTACAAGGCCGGAAAACCGTTGCCCTATGGTTGTCCGGTGGACACGCCGGCGCGCGCGGTCTCTGCGCAGAAACCGGCATCGGGGCCTTGATCAAGCGAATGGTCAGTGTCACTGACCTGCCGCGATGCTGCGGCAGGTCCACGGCGACGCAGGGACGTGGCCGGTCGCGGTCAGGCTTGAAGCGATCCAGGCGCAAGAAATGCCGTCGTGCCCATTACACTGGCGCCCATGCAGCCATCGCCTCCGGATCAGCCTGCCCCACCTAAATCTGCCGTGTTGATCAGGTCGCCCCGCGACGCGACAACATGGGCGCTCGTCTATCGGCGGCGTATCCGCGAGAGGCCGCGCGAGCGGTTGCTGAAAGTGGCCGGCGTGGTCGGCGCGCTCCTGGTGCATCTGTTGTTTCTGCTTGGATCGATGCTCGGCTCGCCTTACCAGTTTCAACCACCGCCCGAGCCGAAAGGCAACACTTTGCTGGTGCGCCTGATCAACAACAAGCCATTGCCGCCCCCTCCACCTCCGGTACTGGGTACCCCACCCAAGGAACATGGCCCGCGCCATCGCGGCAACACGTCGCAAGTGGTGCATGCAACGCACGAGATCTCGACCGCGGCCCCCGTGGCTGCCGTCGAGCAACCGCCCACGCCTGCGCCGAAGCAGCAGCCTGTGGTGGCGCCAAAGCAGCAGGCATCATCCGAAAAGCCCCAGCCTGTGGCCGCGCCGCTGCCGCCGATCACATTACCCAAGCCGTCGCCAGCCCCCATGGTGCAGGCGAAACCTGTCGGCTTGCCGCCACCTCCACTTTCACTGCAAGCCGTGCAGGTGCCACAGCCAGTGCCGCCGGCATTCCAGCCAGAAATGCCGCGCAAGGCACAGGCGGAAGGTACGCAGCCGATGCCGCCATTGCCTTCGCTTGCGCTGCCAACCCAGCCGGCCCAATCAGCGTTGACCGCGACGCCGCCGCAGATGGCGGTGGAGACGCCGTCGCTTGCGCCGGTGGCAATCCCTCAGGTTGCTACCGTCACGCCAGCACCAACACCGGTAGCGCCGCCAGCGCCAGCATTGCAGCCGATTCCGATGCCGGCGCAGCCCGCGCCCACTGTCAATCTGCAGTCTTCCGCCGCGCCGCTGGAAGCGCCGAATGTGCCAAGCACGGCCCAACAAGTCGTGTCGCCTGTATTGCGTCCGCAGGAAGCGCAACTCGCGCCGGTGCCGGTCACGCCTGTTGCCGCGCCAGCGGCGAACCTCACGCCCTCCGCGCCTGCGCTGACCGTGGAAGCGCCTAAGCTGGCCATGCCTGCGGTGTCGGTACAACCGCAACTCAGCACGGCGCCATCGCCAGCGCCAGCACCCGCAACGGCGCAAACCAAGCCGGCAGAGTCGCCCTCCAGCGAAAAGGCGGCGGAGCAGCAGCCGTCCTCATCCGCGAGCAACGCAGCGTCATCGAGCGCATCGGCAAACGAAGAAAACGCCAGTGTCAGCACAGCACCGAACGCGACGCCGCAAGGTAGCGAAACCGGCAATCCGGGACAACCTAATGGCGTAAGTCAGCCTTCCGAAAACAATGGCAGCCAGACAGGCCAGCCATCGCTATCGGCGGGAGCCGGTAACACGGCAAACGCGCAAGGCAGCGGCACGCCTGGTACGCCCAACGGCACGTACATCCAGCTCAAACCACGCGGCGACACCGAGATCATGTCGCACAACATCAATCTCCCCAAATATCGCCCGACTGTCTTCGACCAGTACTGGACGCCGAAGGGCGAGAGCTCGGTGGATACGGCTTTGCGCCATGCGGTGGAAAAGACCACCGTCAGCCATACCTTCAATTTGCCGCAAGGCGTGCGCATCAAGTGCACGGTGATGCCGCTGTTGCCGTCGTCACTGTTCGGCTGCACCAATCCGGATCCGCCCGCCGTGCCATTGCCGCAGAAGATCTATGATCGTCTGAACTTGCCCACGGCCAATACATCGGTACCGAAGGTGGCGCCGGTCGCTGCCGCCACGCAAGCGGCACCGGTCACACCTGTGCAACTGGATAACAGCGCGGAGTGTGCGGCGGCGCGTATCAGCGGCGGACCGATGCCACCGAACTGTCCGCCATCGGCATCAGTGCAACCCTTGAAACTACCATCGCCCGCTTCGGGTTCGTGGGTGCCGGCGAGCGATCAGTTCCACTGAACGGGAGTTCTGCCATGGATGCTGCGTTGAGCTTCGAAGGTGGTTGCGGTTGCCGACTGGAGTTACCTGATTCTGCCTCAGCGTCATTCCGGCCTTCGCCGGAATGACGCTGAAGCAAAGCTTGTTATTGCTGCAGGCTGAAGTTCTCGCGATGTTTTACAACAACCGCACCAGCTCCTTCATCAACGGCAGTCGCCGCACACGCACCGCACTCACACGGAACACGGCATTGGCCAACGCTGGCGCTGCGGTAGGCATGGCAAGGAAACTGGCGCCGGCAGGATCACCTTCGCCAGGCACGGTGATCACTTCCACCGTATTGGGTAGCTGCGCCATGCTGGCGAGCGGGTAATCCTTCCAGCTGCTTTGTTGAACCTTGCCATCTTTCACCGTGATAGCGAGATTCAACGCTGCGGACAGCGCATCCAATGTTGCGCCGGCCACTTGTCCTTCCAGTCCCTGGGGATTGATGACACGGCCGACATCGACGGCGCACACGGCACGTTCGATGGTGAGCTTTTCGCCTTGCATCGACACTTCGATGGCATGCGCGACATACGCGCCGTCCATGTACCAGCACGCAATGCCAAGGCCGTTGACCGTGCGCAGCCAGTCTTTCCAGCTGATGCGGTCGGCGACCAGTTTCAACACATTCACAAGACGCGCCGTGTCGATCGCGCCGCCGCCTTGCAGCGGGACCAGACGCGGTTCACCGATCAGGCGAAGGCGGGTGTCGAGCGGGTCTTCCTTGAGCGAATGCGCGATCTCATCGATAAAGCTGTCGGCGGCAAACGCGTTGGTGACATCCGGCATGCCACGGTGCGGGCCGCGCGGCATCGACGAGGTCAGACTGAACCAGTCGCTGCGATAGTTCGGCACGAAGCCGGCAGGAAATTGGTTTACGCCAACTTCGGACGTCCAAAGGTGATCGCTCGATGTGCCGCGGCCGGTCAGTGCGGAAGCGCTGGCAAGGCGCTGGTTCCACGCAATGATGTGACGCTTGGCATCGACGATGGCATTGAACTTATGCACGGTGCCAGAACGGTAATAATCGTGCGTAAGATCCTCATCGCGTGGCCAGAAAAGACGCAATGGTTTGTTGATGGCCTGTGCCAGCAGCACCGCTTCGGCGACGTAATCATGATCGAGACGGCGGCCATAACCACCACCAACGCGTGATACGCGGATATCGATCTGATCACCCTGCAGGCCGGTGAGGCGTTGCACCACCGTCCATGCCTGCAGCGGCGATTGCGTCGGCACGTACAGCGTGGCGCTGGTTTTATCCAGCCGCACCAGGCAATTCATCGGCTCGCTGGTCGCGTGCGCGAGCCACGGTTGGTAGTACGTCGCCTCGACGCGGCGCGCGGCTTTGCGGCCGGCCTTGTCCACATCACCGTCGTCGCGCACGCGTGTGGTGGGTGCGCTGTCGCTGTTCAATAGCGTGGTGGCTTCTTGTTCGAGCGCAGCAGTACTCTCGCTGCCGCTAGCGCCTGGTTTCCAGTTGAGCTTCAGTGCGCGCCGGCCTTGCAGAGCGAGCCAGGTTGTTTCGGCGATCACGGCGACGGCAGGCGCGATCACGGTTTGTCCGGGCGGCAGCTTGGGATCGGGCTTGAGTTCGATCACGTCGATCACGCCCTTGATGGCCAGTGCGGGCGCTTTATCCAACTGGTCGAGGTGACCATCCGGCCAAGGGCTGTGTGCAAGGACGGCAACGACCGCATCGCCGAAATGCTGGTCGAGCGAATAAGGCGTTTGCCCGGTGACGATATTGCGCGCGTCGGCATCGCCAGCTGGCTGGCCGATCAAGGTATAGCGATCCGGCGTCTTCACCGCGATGGGTGCTTGCTGCGGCGCGACCTTTGCGGCGGCTGCGGCGAGCTGGCCGTAGCCGAGACGGCGGCCATCGGGAGCGATCACGGTGCCTTTTTCGGTGTGCAGGCGTTCGGCCGGAACACCAAGCTGCTGCGCCGCAGCCTGCATGAGCAGCCAGCGCGCCAGTGCGCCGGCCGCACGCAGATCGCGCCATGCCCGCGGAATGGAGTTGCCGGTGCCGCCCACTTGCTGACCGTAGATCCACTGCGGCTGACCGTTGTTGACGTTGACGCCAAGGTCGAGCGGTACGACACGCACGCGCTGCCAGTCGGCATCCAGCTCATCGGCAATGATGCGTGGCAGTGAGGTATTGACGCCGGTACCGGTATCCGGATCGCGCGCGCCGATCAGCACGCCACCATCCTGATCGATGCGCACGTACAGACCCAGCCCGTAGAGATTGTCGCCAAGCATGTCCAGCGGCACCGGTGGCGCATTGGCGGCTTCCGCCGTGCGGATGCCCACGATCAACGCACCGGCAGTGCCGGCAAGCACCTGCAAGAAGCGGCGGCGGGAAAGGCGAACCTGGCCGCTCATGCCTTGCTCCCTTGCTTCATGGTTGCCGCAGCGCGCTTGATCGCAGCGCGCACGCGCGTCTGGCAGCCACAGCGGCACAGGTTGGGCAGAGTATCGATATCGCTGTCGGCAGGATCCTTGTGACGGTTGAGCAGATCCATCGAAGCGATCAGCCAGCCCGGCGTGCAGTAGCCGCAGCCGATCGCGTCTTCATCGATGAAGGCCTGTTGCAGCGGATGGAGATTGCCCTTGGCATCGACCAGGCCTTCGACCGTCACGATCTGCTTGCCGCTGAGCTTGCTGACCGGTACACCGATGGCCGAGGTCGCCTTGCCATTGACCAGCACCAGATCTGCGCCGCCCTCGCCATGCTCACCACCGTACTTGGTGCCGTCCAGCCGCAGCACGTCGCGCAGATACCAGAGCAGCGGCATTTGCGGATCGCCGGTGTGGAGATAGTGCTCGCCATTGATCTGCAGATCGATCCCGGAACGAGCCGGAACCGGGGTGATATCCCCGCTATGCGCCGGCACGGCGTGGTCTTGCGCCATCTGGTGGACTCTCCTGAATGCTTAGGACGCGCATTGTGGCATTGACGCAAGAAATTAGGGGTGTACGGGCCTGAACAGCCGGCGCCAGATCCAGTACACCGGAATGCCCGCCACCATGATGGCCACGCCGATGCCGGTATTGACCGGGCTATCACGCAGGTTTTGCACCACGACCAGGGCAATGACGGCGATGAAGATCAGCGGCAGCAATGGGTAGCCGGGAACCTTGAACGAGACCTCGCCCGGCTGACGCCGCCGGTACCAGAACACCGTGCTGACACCCACGGCGCAGGCCAGCCAATCGCCAAAGGTGGCGTAATCGAGCAATTGCCCGTAGCTGCCCGAGAGCACCAGCACGATCGACCAACCGGTCAGCAGCAGCAAGGCAGTGTTGGGAGTGTGGTGGCGTGCATGCAGGCGGCCGACGCTGGCGAAGAACAGGCCATCAGACCCCATCACCTGCAGCACGCGGGCGCCGGCCACCAGGGTGATGTTGCAGAAGCCGAAGGTGGAGATGGCGATGCCCACGGCGATCAACTTGGCGCCGGCAGAACCGAACACCTTGCCCATCACATCCGCGGCAGGCGTGTGGCTGAGCGCCAGACCGTCATGGCCCAGTACCGCCAGGTAGGCCACGTTCACCAGCGCATACGCGGTGATCACGCCGAGCATGCCGAGTACCAGCGCGCGGGGCAGGGTGCGCTGCGGTTCGCGCACTTCGCCGGCCAGATTGTTGAGGTAGGTGAAACCCGAATAAGCAAACAGCACCGGCAGCGATGCACCCATGAAGCCGACGCCCGCATGTACCGGATCCACCGCCAGCACCGAGGTCTTGCCCGCGCCGGCCAGAAACAGCCCGCACACCACCAGTACCGCCACAGCCAGCAGCTTCAGCAGGGTGAACAGGTTCTGCATCTGCACACCGAATTTCAGGCCGAACAGGTTGATCCCTGCGACCAGCACCAGCGCGCCGGCAGCAAGCGGCGTCGCCATGCCGGGCGGCAGCCCGAATACTGACGCGGCATAGCTGGCAAAGATGGTCGCGACCGCAGCGCTGGAACCCGAATAAATCACCAGCAGCATGGTCCAGCCAAACAGGAAACCGGCCAGCGGCCCGAAGGCCTCACGCAGATAGACATAACTGCCGCCGGCATGCGGACGGCGTGCGCCGAGTTCCGCGTAGCAAAGCGCGCCGATCAAGGTGAGCACGCCTGCGCCTACCCACATCAGCAGTAAGGCTAGTCCCGATTCCGTGCGTTGCGCGGCAATGCCTGGATTGAGAAAGATGCCGCCTCCGATGATGCCGCCAATCACGACCAACGCCGCATCCCGCAGGCGAAGGCTGCGCTGATAGCCGGTAACCGGTGACGTCATGGGGGAGTTCCCTGCAGGTTAAAAGCGCAGCATCGCAATCGGGCGGGGATTGGGCAAGGGCGGGATGGAGAGTTACACGTGGCACCTAAACCGCTTGTCGCGCTTAAC from Dyella caseinilytica includes these protein-coding regions:
- a CDS encoding xanthine dehydrogenase family protein molybdopterin-binding subunit, producing MSGQVRLSRRRFLQVLAGTAGALIVGIRTAEAANAPPVPLDMLGDNLYGLGLYVRIDQDGGVLIGARDPDTGTGVNTSLPRIIADELDADWQRVRVVPLDLGVNVNNGQPQWIYGQQVGGTGNSIPRAWRDLRAAGALARWLLMQAAAQQLGVPAERLHTEKGTVIAPDGRRLGYGQLAAAAAKVAPQQAPIAVKTPDRYTLIGQPAGDADARNIVTGQTPYSLDQHFGDAVVAVLAHSPWPDGHLDQLDKAPALAIKGVIDVIELKPDPKLPPGQTVIAPAVAVIAETTWLALQGRRALKLNWKPGASGSESTAALEQEATTLLNSDSAPTTRVRDDGDVDKAGRKAARRVEATYYQPWLAHATSEPMNCLVRLDKTSATLYVPTQSPLQAWTVVQRLTGLQGDQIDIRVSRVGGGYGRRLDHDYVAEAVLLAQAINKPLRLFWPRDEDLTHDYYRSGTVHKFNAIVDAKRHIIAWNQRLASASALTGRGTSSDHLWTSEVGVNQFPAGFVPNYRSDWFSLTSSMPRGPHRGMPDVTNAFAADSFIDEIAHSLKEDPLDTRLRLIGEPRLVPLQGGGAIDTARLVNVLKLVADRISWKDWLRTVNGLGIACWYMDGAYVAHAIEVSMQGEKLTIERAVCAVDVGRVINPQGLEGQVAGATLDALSAALNLAITVKDGKVQQSSWKDYPLASMAQLPNTVEVITVPGEGDPAGASFLAMPTAAPALANAVFRVSAVRVRRLPLMKELVRLL
- a CDS encoding (2Fe-2S)-binding protein, translated to MAQDHAVPAHSGDITPVPARSGIDLQINGEHYLHTGDPQMPLLWYLRDVLRLDGTKYGGEHGEGGADLVLVNGKATSAIGVPVSKLSGKQIVTVEGLVDAKGNLHPLQQAFIDEDAIGCGYCTPGWLIASMDLLNRHKDPADSDIDTLPNLCRCGCQTRVRAAIKRAAATMKQGSKA
- a CDS encoding APC family permease codes for the protein MTSPVTGYQRSLRLRDAALVVIGGIIGGGIFLNPGIAAQRTESGLALLLMWVGAGVLTLIGALCYAELGARRPHAGGSYVYLREAFGPLAGFLFGWTMLLVIYSGSSAAVATIFASYAASVFGLPPGMATPLAAGALVLVAGINLFGLKFGVQMQNLFTLLKLLAVAVLVVCGLFLAGAGKTSVLAVDPVHAGVGFMGASLPVLFAYSGFTYLNNLAGEVREPQRTLPRALVLGMLGVITAYALVNVAYLAVLGHDGLALSHTPAADVMGKVFGSAGAKLIAVGIAISTFGFCNITLVAGARVLQVMGSDGLFFASVGRLHARHHTPNTALLLLTGWSIVLVLSGSYGQLLDYATFGDWLACAVGVSTVFWYRRRQPGEVSFKVPGYPLLPLIFIAVIALVVVQNLRDSPVNTGIGVAIMVAGIPVYWIWRRLFRPVHP